In a single window of the Thermus amyloliquefaciens genome:
- a CDS encoding helix-turn-helix domain-containing protein, which yields MDTPTLSREEERESLRAFLAHLRPGARLHVEGAVLELTPELAHLLRRLLEPLAQGKPVRVVPLEAELTTQEAADILGVSRPHLVRLLEEGKIPFRKVGSHRRVRAQDLLDYLEASRREGRKLLDGLIAEGQALGLGG from the coding sequence ATGGACACCCCCACCCTTTCCCGGGAGGAAGAGCGGGAATCCCTAAGGGCCTTCTTGGCCCACCTGCGGCCAGGGGCGCGCTTGCATGTGGAAGGCGCCGTGTTGGAGTTAACCCCCGAACTCGCCCACCTCTTGCGCAGGCTGCTGGAACCCCTGGCCCAGGGGAAGCCGGTCAGGGTGGTCCCCCTGGAGGCCGAGCTCACCACCCAGGAGGCGGCGGACATCCTGGGGGTTTCCCGGCCTCATCTGGTGCGGCTTCTGGAGGAGGGAAAAATCCCCTTCCGTAAGGTGGGAAGCCACCGGCGGGTGCGCGCCCAGGACCTCCTGGACTATTTGGAAGCGTCTCGGCGGGAGGGCCGGAAGCTCTTGGACGGGCTCATCGCCGAAGGTCAAGCCCTTGGTCTTGGGGGCTGA
- a CDS encoding amino acid ABC transporter permease has product MPSWLRILLLLALLLGGYFGLFALLGVVLERYFLLMGFGPDRAASAGAAMALGAEITLKLTLISSLAGLVIGVFAGMFRLSRRSWVRLPATFYIWVTRGTPLLVQILFAYNALPLLLQPLWPSAQQALTPYWAAFIALSFNVGAYNAEVVRAGIQAIPKGQWEAAWSLGLSPADTMRFVILPQALRIVVPPLVNNVVALLKDSSLASVIALTELALSGQRIISATFRPVEVYLAVAAIYLLLTTVLTFFTNLLERRLQLAGR; this is encoded by the coding sequence ATGCCATCCTGGTTGCGGATCCTCCTGCTCTTGGCCCTGCTCCTCGGGGGGTATTTCGGTTTGTTTGCCCTTTTGGGCGTGGTTTTGGAGCGGTACTTCCTCCTTATGGGGTTTGGTCCGGATCGGGCCGCCTCCGCGGGTGCGGCCATGGCCCTAGGGGCGGAGATCACCCTAAAGCTCACCTTGATCTCCAGCCTGGCGGGGCTTGTCATCGGCGTGTTTGCCGGGATGTTCCGCCTCTCCCGGCGATCCTGGGTGCGGCTTCCCGCCACCTTCTACATCTGGGTCACCCGCGGCACACCCCTTTTGGTGCAGATCCTCTTCGCCTACAATGCCTTGCCCCTTTTGCTTCAGCCCCTCTGGCCCTCCGCCCAGCAGGCCCTCACCCCCTACTGGGCGGCCTTTATCGCCCTTTCCTTTAACGTGGGGGCCTACAACGCCGAGGTGGTGCGGGCGGGCATCCAGGCCATCCCCAAGGGGCAGTGGGAGGCGGCCTGGTCCTTGGGGCTTTCCCCCGCGGACACCATGCGTTTCGTGATCCTGCCCCAGGCCCTGCGCATCGTGGTGCCCCCCTTGGTCAACAACGTGGTGGCCCTCCTCAAGGATTCTTCCCTGGCCAGCGTCATCGCCCTCACCGAGCTGGCCCTTTCCGGGCAACGCATCATCTCCGCCACCTTCCGCCCGGTGGAGGTGTACCTGGCGGTGGCGGCCATATACCTGCTCCTCACCACCGTGCTTACCTTCTTCACCAACCTTCTGGAGCGGAGGCTACAGCTGGCGGGAAGGTAG
- the hisA gene encoding 1-(5-phosphoribosyl)-5-[(5-phosphoribosylamino)methylideneamino]imidazole-4-carboxamide isomerase has product MLLIPAVDLKGGRAVRLYEGDPARETVYGDPVALALRWQEEGARLLHLVDLDRALGRGENQEAIRRIAEALQVPFQVGGGVRSLAALKEVLALGAHRVVVGTVAVREPALLQRMLEEAGPEGLAVALDARGLQVVVSGWQEAASLSALDLLGRWAAMGVRTVIYTDVRRDGTLKGLDLEVVARVREAWPHELIAGGGIAGPEDLRGLKGLGVEGALLGKALYEGRVRLSDFAGGVF; this is encoded by the coding sequence ATGTTGCTGATTCCCGCCGTGGACCTGAAGGGGGGTAGGGCGGTCCGCCTCTACGAGGGGGACCCTGCTCGGGAGACCGTCTACGGGGACCCGGTGGCCCTCGCCCTAAGGTGGCAGGAGGAGGGGGCCAGGCTCCTCCACCTGGTGGACCTGGACCGGGCCCTGGGCCGGGGGGAGAACCAAGAGGCCATCCGCCGCATCGCCGAGGCCCTCCAGGTACCCTTCCAGGTGGGGGGAGGGGTGCGCTCTTTGGCGGCGCTAAAGGAGGTGCTGGCCCTGGGGGCCCACCGGGTGGTGGTGGGCACGGTGGCGGTGAGGGAGCCCGCCCTTTTGCAGAGGATGCTGGAGGAGGCGGGGCCTGAGGGCTTGGCGGTGGCCCTGGACGCCCGGGGCCTTCAGGTGGTGGTCTCGGGTTGGCAGGAGGCGGCTTCCCTTTCCGCCCTGGACCTCCTTGGGCGTTGGGCGGCCATGGGGGTGCGCACGGTGATCTACACCGACGTTCGGCGGGATGGCACCCTAAAGGGCCTGGACCTGGAGGTGGTGGCCCGGGTGCGGGAGGCTTGGCCCCATGAGCTCATTGCGGGCGGGGGAATCGCTGGCCCAGAGGACCTTCGGGGCCTGAAGGGCCTCGGGGTGGAGGGTGCCCTCTTGGGCAAAGCCCTCTACGAGGGGCGGGTGCGCCTTTCCGACTTCGCGGGAGGGGTATTCTAG
- a CDS encoding patatin-like phospholipase family protein: protein MRGVALALGGGGVRGYAHLGVLAVLEEAGIPLRGLAGSSAGALAAAAYAFGHKDPWRVHEAIFDQEIAGFRQGGNLRTLARLFAAFRRPHLFQAERIAQGLQRLLGEARLEDSPIPLAIQAADLLTGERVVLRQGPVWRAVLASMAIPGLFPPVPWEGRLLVDGDVVEKVPVRAAKALFPKVVAVDVSNPPPKEGPKTALEAALLAGEASRRRLKALALEEADLVLSLEPPFPIDTFDHEKLPLVYQLGQQRAQERLKEIQALSRIRLKDLTRALRLGP, encoded by the coding sequence ATGCGCGGGGTAGCCCTGGCCTTAGGGGGCGGTGGGGTACGCGGGTACGCCCACCTGGGGGTGCTGGCCGTCTTGGAGGAAGCGGGGATCCCCCTCCGGGGCCTTGCGGGAAGCTCCGCGGGCGCCCTGGCGGCCGCCGCCTATGCCTTTGGCCACAAGGACCCCTGGAGGGTGCACGAGGCCATCTTTGACCAAGAGATCGCCGGGTTTCGCCAGGGAGGGAACCTGCGCACCCTGGCCCGGCTCTTCGCCGCCTTCCGGCGCCCCCATCTTTTCCAGGCGGAAAGGATCGCCCAGGGGTTGCAACGCCTCCTCGGGGAAGCCCGCCTCGAGGACAGCCCCATCCCCCTGGCCATCCAGGCGGCCGACCTCCTCACCGGGGAAAGGGTGGTCCTTCGCCAGGGCCCCGTGTGGAGGGCTGTCCTGGCCAGCATGGCCATCCCCGGCCTCTTCCCGCCCGTACCCTGGGAAGGAAGGCTTTTGGTGGATGGGGACGTGGTGGAGAAGGTACCGGTACGGGCCGCCAAGGCGCTCTTCCCCAAGGTGGTGGCCGTGGACGTGTCCAACCCCCCACCCAAGGAGGGCCCGAAGACCGCCCTCGAGGCCGCCCTCCTGGCGGGGGAGGCCAGCCGCAGGCGCCTCAAGGCCCTGGCCCTCGAGGAGGCGGACCTGGTCCTCTCCCTGGAACCCCCCTTCCCCATAGACACCTTTGACCACGAGAAGCTTCCCCTGGTCTACCAGCTGGGCCAGCAGCGGGCCCAAGAGCGGCTCAAGGAGATCCAGGCCCTTTCCCGCATCCGCCTTAAGGACCTGACCCGGGCCCTCCGCTTGGGCCCTTAA
- a CDS encoding single-stranded-DNA-specific exonuclease RecJ, giving the protein MKDRVRWRLLPLPPVKAWRELMEAFGVGPEAALAYWHRGVRRPEDLQPTLRLLPLQGLDRAVELLLGALREKKRIRIHGDYDADGLTGTALLMRGLRALGAEVHPFIPHRLEEGYGVHPARIPEHLEAADVFLTVDCGIANHLELRELVENGVEVLVTDHHTPKEDPPPGVVLHPAYTPDLKEHPTGAGVAFLLLWALHERLGLPPPLEYADLAAVGTIADVAPLWGWNRALVREGLARLGESSVLGLRLLAQSVGYTGKAVEVAFRIAPRINAASRLGEAEKALRLLLTEDEEEAKGLVEELNRLNARRQAIEEEMLRRLLPKADPEAKAIVLHDPEGHPGVMGIVASRLVEATLRPVFLVAQGKGTVRSLPPISAVEALRSAEDLLDRYGGHREAAGFALDEANFPRFKGRIEAFVASFPDPVREVALVGLWPSASSLPELYRALLALEPFGQGNPEPLFLLTGSPEEARPMGEGKHLTFRLNGVRVVAWRMGERWAALPSELEAAVLLTENRWNGTLSYEAQALDFREPGDLEGGISPFAYPILLPEALARAKAGEGVYVPEDNPEGLEYAKKAGFRLLPPEEASLWLGLPPFPPEAPRGPVYVALGTAAQRRLAAPVDPSTREGQLRALVAQRLLFAYQRRHAPLFSEALLAYWEAGPRLWSEEEVKGVQTTPGGS; this is encoded by the coding sequence ATGAAGGATCGGGTGCGCTGGCGTCTTCTTCCCCTGCCGCCGGTGAAGGCCTGGCGGGAGTTGATGGAGGCCTTTGGGGTGGGGCCCGAGGCCGCCTTGGCCTACTGGCACCGGGGCGTGCGCCGCCCGGAGGACCTCCAACCCACCTTGCGCCTTCTCCCCCTTCAGGGCCTGGACCGGGCGGTGGAGCTCCTCCTTGGGGCCTTAAGGGAGAAGAAGCGGATTCGCATACATGGGGACTACGACGCCGACGGGCTGACGGGAACCGCCCTCCTGATGCGGGGCCTTAGGGCCTTGGGGGCGGAGGTGCATCCCTTTATCCCCCACCGCCTCGAGGAGGGGTATGGCGTCCATCCCGCCCGCATACCGGAGCACCTGGAGGCGGCGGACGTCTTCTTGACGGTGGACTGCGGCATCGCCAACCACTTGGAGCTAAGGGAACTGGTGGAAAACGGGGTGGAGGTCCTGGTCACCGACCACCACACCCCCAAGGAGGACCCGCCCCCGGGGGTCGTCCTCCACCCCGCCTACACGCCGGACCTTAAGGAGCACCCCACGGGGGCGGGGGTGGCCTTCCTGCTCCTCTGGGCCCTCCACGAGCGCTTGGGCCTTCCGCCGCCCTTGGAGTATGCCGACCTGGCGGCGGTGGGCACCATCGCCGACGTGGCCCCCCTTTGGGGGTGGAACCGGGCCTTGGTGCGGGAGGGGCTTGCCCGCCTGGGGGAGTCCTCCGTGCTGGGGCTCCGCCTGTTGGCCCAGAGCGTGGGCTACACGGGGAAGGCGGTGGAGGTGGCCTTCCGCATCGCTCCCCGCATCAATGCCGCAAGCCGCCTAGGGGAGGCGGAGAAGGCCTTGAGGCTCCTCCTCACGGAGGACGAGGAGGAGGCCAAGGGTTTGGTGGAGGAGCTCAACCGGCTGAACGCCCGCCGCCAGGCCATAGAGGAGGAGATGCTGCGGAGGCTTCTGCCAAAGGCGGACCCGGAGGCCAAGGCCATCGTCCTGCACGACCCCGAGGGGCACCCGGGGGTCATGGGCATCGTGGCGAGCCGCCTCGTGGAGGCCACCCTGCGCCCGGTCTTCCTCGTGGCGCAGGGCAAGGGCACGGTGCGAAGCCTGCCCCCCATCAGCGCCGTGGAGGCCTTAAGGAGCGCGGAGGACCTCCTAGACCGCTACGGCGGCCACCGGGAGGCGGCGGGCTTCGCCCTGGACGAGGCGAATTTTCCCCGCTTCAAGGGGCGGATAGAAGCCTTCGTGGCCTCCTTCCCCGATCCGGTGCGGGAGGTGGCCTTGGTGGGGCTTTGGCCTTCCGCCTCCTCCCTTCCCGAGCTTTACCGGGCCTTGCTGGCCTTGGAGCCCTTCGGCCAGGGCAACCCCGAGCCCCTTTTCCTCTTAACCGGCTCCCCGGAGGAGGCCCGCCCCATGGGGGAGGGCAAGCACCTCACCTTTCGTTTGAACGGGGTGAGGGTGGTGGCCTGGCGCATGGGGGAGCGGTGGGCGGCCTTGCCCTCCGAGCTGGAGGCGGCGGTCTTGCTTACGGAAAACCGTTGGAACGGTACCCTCTCCTATGAAGCCCAGGCCTTGGACTTCCGGGAGCCGGGGGATCTGGAAGGGGGGATCTCCCCCTTTGCCTACCCCATCCTCTTGCCGGAGGCCTTGGCCAGGGCCAAGGCGGGGGAGGGGGTTTATGTGCCCGAGGATAACCCCGAGGGGCTGGAGTATGCCAAGAAGGCGGGGTTCCGCCTCTTGCCCCCTGAGGAGGCCTCCCTCTGGCTGGGCCTGCCGCCTTTTCCCCCGGAGGCGCCTCGAGGGCCGGTGTACGTGGCCCTGGGAACGGCCGCCCAAAGGCGGCTGGCCGCCCCGGTGGACCCTTCCACCCGCGAGGGGCAACTTCGGGCCCTGGTGGCGCAGCGGCTTCTCTTCGCCTACCAGAGGAGGCATGCCCCTCTTTTCAGCGAGGCCCTTTTGGCCTACTGGGAGGCAGGCCCAAGGCTTTGGTCGGAAGAGGAGGTGAAGGGTGTACAAACAACCCCGGGAGGTTCATGA
- a CDS encoding amino acid ABC transporter ATP-binding protein codes for MRAVDFIIRIRNLHKWFGPLHVLKGIHLEVAPGEKLVIIGPSGSGKSTLIRCINRLEDFQEGEVIVDGRNVKDDRALPEVRREVGMVFQQFNLFPHMTVLENITLAPMRVRGWPKEKAEQKALELLERVGILDQARKYPAQLSGGQQQRVAIARALAMEPKVMLFDEPTSALDPEMVGEVLDVMRDLARGGMTMLVVTHEMGFAREVADRVIFMDRGEVVEEGRPEEIFTAPKEERTRSFLQRVLHH; via the coding sequence ATGAGGGCGGTGGACTTCATCATCCGCATCCGCAATCTGCACAAGTGGTTTGGCCCCCTGCACGTGCTGAAGGGCATCCACCTGGAGGTGGCCCCGGGGGAGAAGCTGGTGATCATCGGCCCCTCGGGCTCGGGGAAGAGCACCTTGATCCGGTGCATCAACCGCTTGGAGGACTTCCAGGAGGGGGAGGTTATCGTGGATGGGCGGAACGTCAAGGATGACCGTGCCCTTCCGGAGGTGCGCCGGGAGGTGGGGATGGTCTTCCAGCAGTTCAACCTTTTCCCCCACATGACGGTGTTGGAGAACATCACCCTGGCGCCCATGCGGGTAAGGGGATGGCCCAAGGAGAAGGCGGAACAGAAGGCCCTGGAGCTTTTGGAGCGGGTGGGGATCCTGGACCAGGCGCGGAAGTACCCGGCGCAGCTTTCCGGGGGGCAGCAGCAACGGGTGGCCATCGCCCGGGCCTTGGCCATGGAGCCCAAGGTGATGCTGTTTGACGAGCCCACCAGCGCCTTGGACCCGGAGATGGTGGGGGAGGTGTTGGACGTGATGCGGGACCTGGCCCGTGGGGGCATGACCATGCTGGTGGTGACCCACGAGATGGGGTTTGCCCGGGAGGTGGCGGACCGGGTCATCTTCATGGACCGGGGGGAGGTGGTGGAGGAGGGGAGGCCGGAGGAGATCTTCACCGCTCCCAAGGAGGAGCGTACCCGGAGCTTTTTGCAACGGGTGCTCCACCACTAG
- a CDS encoding TAXI family TRAP transporter solute-binding subunit has protein sequence MRLKETLLAGIAFLGLGLAQEFVTIGSGSTTGVYFPVATGMAKLVNDANVGIRANARSTGGSVANINAIAAGEFEMALAQNDIAYYAYQGCCITAFDGKPVKGIRALAALYPEVIHIVARQDAGIRTVADLKGKRVVVGDVGSGTEQNARQILEAYGLRFEDLGQAIRVSATQGIQLMQDRRADALFYTVGLGASAIQQLALTTPITLVAVDLGKVQAIAKKYPFYVGFNIPGGTYKGVDVTTPTVAVQAMLIASEKLSANTVYKFMKAVFGNQEAFKKIHPNLERFFSLQKAVKGLPIPLHPGAERFYKEIGVLK, from the coding sequence ATGCGGCTAAAAGAAACGCTATTGGCGGGGATAGCCTTCCTAGGCCTTGGCCTGGCCCAGGAGTTCGTCACCATCGGTTCGGGTTCCACCACAGGGGTCTACTTCCCCGTGGCCACGGGGATGGCCAAGCTGGTGAACGACGCCAATGTGGGCATCCGGGCCAACGCCCGCTCCACGGGGGGGAGCGTGGCCAACATCAACGCCATCGCCGCCGGGGAGTTTGAGATGGCCCTGGCCCAGAACGACATCGCCTACTACGCTTACCAGGGGTGCTGCATCACCGCCTTTGATGGGAAGCCGGTAAAGGGCATCCGCGCTTTGGCGGCCCTCTACCCCGAGGTGATCCACATCGTGGCCCGGCAGGATGCGGGGATCCGCACGGTGGCCGACCTCAAGGGCAAGCGGGTGGTGGTGGGGGACGTGGGCTCGGGGACCGAGCAGAACGCCCGGCAGATCCTCGAGGCCTACGGCCTGCGCTTTGAGGACCTGGGCCAGGCCATCCGGGTGAGCGCCACCCAGGGCATTCAGCTCATGCAGGACAGGCGGGCGGATGCCCTTTTCTACACGGTGGGGCTAGGGGCTAGCGCCATTCAGCAGCTGGCCCTGACCACGCCCATCACCCTGGTGGCGGTGGACCTGGGCAAGGTCCAGGCCATCGCCAAGAAGTACCCCTTCTACGTGGGCTTCAACATCCCGGGGGGCACCTACAAGGGGGTGGACGTAACCACCCCCACGGTGGCGGTTCAGGCCATGCTGATCGCTTCGGAGAAGCTCTCCGCCAACACCGTGTACAAGTTCATGAAGGCGGTGTTCGGCAACCAGGAGGCCTTCAAGAAGATCCACCCCAACCTGGAGCGGTTCTTCAGCCTGCAGAAGGCGGTGAAGGGCCTGCCCATCCCCCTGCATCCCGGTGCGGAGCGCTTCTACAAGGAGATCGGGGTCCTGAAGTAG
- the trpC gene encoding indole-3-glycerol phosphate synthase TrpC, which produces MRPDLTRVPGVLGEIARRRLLEVAPYPLPTPEPVPSFRKALLLPGLSVIAEVKKASPSEGAIRALDPVEAARAYRRGGARAISVLTEPHYFGGSLRDLLEVRRAVDLPLLRKDFVVDPFLLEEARAYGASAVLLIVALLGELTGAYLEEARRLGLEALVEVHTERELEVALEAGVEILGINNRDLTTLRIDLATAPRLGRLARDRGFQGVLVAESGYARKEELQALSGLFDAVLIGTSLMRSPDLEAALRGLVG; this is translated from the coding sequence ATGAGGCCCGACCTTACCCGGGTGCCGGGGGTCTTGGGGGAGATCGCCCGGCGGCGGCTCCTCGAGGTGGCCCCATACCCCCTGCCCACGCCCGAACCCGTACCCTCCTTCCGCAAGGCCCTCCTCCTCCCCGGGCTTTCCGTGATTGCCGAGGTGAAGAAGGCCAGCCCCTCGGAGGGGGCCATTAGGGCCCTGGATCCCGTGGAGGCCGCCCGGGCCTACCGGCGGGGCGGGGCCAGGGCCATCAGCGTCCTCACCGAACCCCATTACTTTGGGGGAAGCCTTCGGGATCTCCTGGAGGTTCGCCGGGCGGTGGACCTGCCCCTCCTCCGCAAGGACTTCGTGGTGGACCCCTTCCTGCTGGAGGAGGCCCGGGCCTATGGGGCCAGCGCGGTCCTCCTCATCGTGGCCCTTTTGGGGGAGCTCACCGGGGCCTACCTGGAGGAGGCTAGGCGGCTTGGCCTCGAGGCCCTGGTGGAGGTGCACACGGAAAGGGAGCTGGAGGTGGCCCTGGAGGCGGGGGTGGAGATCCTGGGCATCAACAATCGGGACCTCACCACCTTGCGCATAGACCTCGCCACGGCCCCCCGCCTTGGCCGCCTGGCCAGGGATAGGGGTTTCCAGGGGGTTTTGGTGGCGGAGTCCGGGTATGCCCGCAAGGAGGAGCTTCAGGCTTTGTCGGGGCTTTTTGATGCGGTGCTCATCGGCACCAGCCTCATGCGAAGCCCCGACCTGGAAGCTGCCCTAAGGGGGCTTGTAGGATAG
- a CDS encoding ABC transporter substrate-binding protein, with amino-acid sequence MKRVLLLLAVLGLAVALAQVRSLDQIRRSGEVRIGTEGAFPPFNYFDEKNQLVGFEIDLGNAIAKKLGLKPVWITQAFDSLLIQLNQGRFDFVIASHGITEERAKAVDFTNPHYCTGGVIVSKRGGPKTAKDLAGKVVGVQIGTSYMEAAQKIPGVKQVRTYQKDPDALQDLLSGRLDAWITDRFVAKEAIKERKLENTLQLGELVFQERVAMAVAKGNKSVLDALNKALADLMKDGTYTQISKKWFGEDVRCK; translated from the coding sequence ATGAAAAGGGTTCTGCTTCTCTTGGCCGTTTTAGGGTTGGCGGTGGCCTTGGCTCAAGTGCGGAGCCTGGACCAGATCAGGCGCTCAGGCGAGGTCCGCATCGGTACGGAGGGCGCCTTCCCCCCCTTCAACTACTTCGACGAGAAAAACCAGCTGGTGGGGTTTGAGATCGATCTGGGCAACGCCATCGCCAAGAAGTTGGGCCTGAAGCCCGTCTGGATTACCCAGGCCTTTGACAGCCTGCTCATCCAGCTGAACCAGGGTCGCTTTGACTTCGTGATCGCCTCCCACGGCATCACCGAGGAGCGGGCCAAGGCGGTGGACTTCACCAACCCCCACTACTGCACGGGCGGGGTCATCGTGAGCAAGCGGGGCGGGCCCAAGACGGCCAAGGACCTGGCGGGCAAGGTGGTGGGGGTGCAGATCGGCACCTCCTACATGGAGGCGGCGCAGAAGATCCCCGGGGTCAAGCAGGTGCGCACCTACCAGAAGGACCCCGATGCCTTGCAGGATCTCCTTTCGGGCCGTTTGGATGCCTGGATTACCGACCGTTTTGTGGCCAAGGAGGCCATCAAGGAGCGGAAGCTGGAGAACACCTTGCAACTTGGGGAGTTGGTCTTCCAGGAGCGGGTGGCCATGGCGGTGGCCAAGGGGAACAAGAGCGTCTTAGACGCCTTAAACAAGGCTCTGGCCGACCTGATGAAAGACGGCACCTACACCCAGATCTCCAAGAAGTGGTTTGGCGAGGACGTGCGCTGCAAGTAA
- the glgP gene encoding alpha-glucan family phosphorylase, producing MKVLGRLTAMPELPEALKGLRKLAYNLWWSWNPEAAELFQEIDPVLWKRFRGNPVKLLLEVDPARLEALAGDTYPARVQAVVAALEAYLQKRQAKEGPLTAYFSAEYGFHSSLPIYAGGLGVLAGDHIKAASDLGLNLVGVGIFYHEGYFHQRLSPDGAQVEVYQTLHPEELPLLPVQDREGRPLRVGVEFPGRTVWLSAYRVQVGAVPVYLLSANLPENAPEDQAITARLYAPGQEVRLQQEMVLGIGGIRMLRALGLHPEVYHMNEGHSAFLGLERVRELVAEGHPFPVALELARAGALFTTHTPVPAGHDAFPLDLVERYLGGFWEKMGTDREGFLALGLEEKPWGKVFSMSNLALRTSAQAGGVSRLHGEVSREMFHHLWPGLLREEVPIGHVTNGVHTWTFLHPRLRRHYAQVFGPRWLEQPEDPATWRVEGLGEEFWRIHRDLRAELVREVRSRLYEQRRRNGESPSRLRQAEQALDPEVLTIGFARRFATYKRAVLLFKDPERLLKILRGPYPVQFVFAGKAHPKDEPGKAYLQELVAKIKEFGLEDRMVVLEDYDMYLARVLVHGSDVWLNTPRRPMEASGTSGMKAALNGVLNLSVLDGWWAEAYNGKNGFAIGDERVYENEEAQDMADAQALYDVLEGEVLPLFYAKGPEGYSSGWLSMVHESLRTVGPRFSAARMVREYLALYQRAQGWAGKAKDLREVLRTFREALPALEALTLQVEVPGDLTLNGKPLRARAYLQGEVPEVLRPFLEVELVVRRAGGGLEVVPMREESGGFEVAHRPSRPGSYTYGVRLALRHPVTGRVEWVRWA from the coding sequence ATGAAGGTGCTGGGGCGTCTTACCGCCATGCCCGAGCTTCCCGAGGCCCTAAAGGGCTTGAGGAAGTTGGCGTATAACCTTTGGTGGTCCTGGAACCCGGAGGCGGCGGAGCTTTTCCAGGAGATTGATCCCGTGCTCTGGAAGCGCTTCCGCGGCAATCCCGTGAAGTTGCTCTTGGAGGTGGACCCCGCCCGCCTCGAGGCCCTGGCGGGGGATACCTACCCCGCCCGGGTCCAGGCGGTGGTGGCGGCCTTGGAGGCGTACCTCCAGAAGCGGCAGGCCAAGGAGGGGCCCCTTACCGCGTACTTTTCCGCGGAGTACGGCTTCCACAGCTCCTTGCCCATCTACGCCGGGGGGCTTGGGGTGCTGGCCGGGGACCACATCAAGGCGGCCAGCGACCTGGGCCTGAACCTGGTGGGGGTGGGCATCTTTTACCACGAGGGCTACTTCCACCAGCGCCTCTCCCCGGACGGGGCCCAGGTGGAGGTGTACCAAACCCTTCACCCGGAGGAGCTCCCCCTGTTGCCCGTCCAGGACCGGGAGGGCCGCCCCTTGCGGGTGGGGGTGGAGTTTCCCGGGCGCACGGTTTGGCTTTCCGCGTACCGGGTCCAGGTGGGTGCGGTGCCGGTGTACCTCCTGAGCGCCAACCTGCCGGAGAACGCCCCCGAGGACCAGGCCATTACCGCCAGGCTCTATGCCCCCGGCCAGGAGGTGCGCCTCCAGCAGGAGATGGTCCTGGGCATCGGCGGGATCCGGATGCTCCGGGCCTTGGGCCTGCACCCGGAGGTCTACCACATGAACGAGGGCCACTCGGCCTTCCTGGGGCTGGAGCGGGTGCGGGAGCTCGTGGCGGAAGGGCACCCCTTCCCCGTGGCCTTGGAGCTGGCCCGGGCAGGGGCCCTTTTCACCACCCACACCCCTGTGCCTGCGGGGCATGATGCCTTCCCCCTGGACCTGGTGGAGCGCTACCTGGGGGGCTTCTGGGAGAAGATGGGCACGGACCGGGAGGGCTTTTTGGCCTTGGGCCTCGAGGAGAAGCCCTGGGGCAAGGTCTTTTCCATGTCCAACCTCGCCCTTAGGACCAGCGCCCAAGCGGGCGGGGTTTCCCGCCTTCACGGGGAGGTTTCCCGGGAGATGTTCCACCACCTGTGGCCGGGGCTTTTGCGGGAGGAGGTGCCCATCGGCCACGTGACCAACGGGGTCCACACTTGGACCTTTCTCCACCCCAGGTTGCGGCGCCACTACGCCCAGGTCTTCGGCCCCCGGTGGTTGGAACAACCCGAGGACCCCGCCACCTGGAGGGTGGAGGGATTAGGGGAGGAGTTTTGGCGCATCCACCGGGACCTTAGGGCCGAGCTGGTGCGGGAGGTGCGGTCCCGGCTCTACGAGCAGCGCCGCCGCAACGGGGAAAGCCCAAGCCGCCTCCGCCAGGCGGAGCAGGCCCTGGACCCCGAGGTTCTCACCATCGGCTTCGCCCGGCGCTTCGCCACCTACAAGCGGGCGGTGCTCCTCTTTAAGGACCCGGAGCGCCTTTTGAAGATCCTGCGCGGCCCCTACCCGGTCCAGTTCGTCTTCGCGGGGAAGGCCCACCCCAAGGACGAGCCCGGGAAGGCGTACCTGCAGGAGCTGGTGGCCAAGATCAAGGAGTTTGGCCTCGAGGACCGCATGGTGGTCCTGGAGGACTACGACATGTACCTGGCCCGGGTCCTGGTCCATGGCTCGGACGTCTGGCTCAACACCCCCCGCAGGCCCATGGAGGCCTCGGGGACCAGCGGGATGAAGGCGGCCTTGAATGGGGTTTTGAACCTGAGCGTCTTGGACGGGTGGTGGGCGGAAGCCTACAACGGCAAAAACGGTTTTGCCATCGGCGACGAGCGGGTCTACGAGAACGAGGAGGCCCAGGATATGGCCGACGCCCAGGCCCTTTACGACGTGCTGGAGGGGGAGGTGCTCCCCCTTTTCTACGCCAAGGGGCCCGAAGGCTACTCCTCGGGGTGGCTTTCCATGGTCCACGAGAGCCTGCGCACCGTGGGACCCCGCTTCAGCGCCGCCCGCATGGTGCGGGAGTACCTGGCCCTTTACCAAAGAGCGCAAGGGTGGGCCGGAAAGGCGAAGGACCTGAGGGAGGTGTTGCGCACCTTCCGCGAGGCTTTGCCTGCCCTCGAGGCCTTAACCCTCCAGGTGGAGGTGCCTGGGGACCTGACCTTGAACGGGAAGCCTTTGCGGGCGCGGGCCTATTTACAGGGGGAGGTGCCGGAGGTCCTAAGGCCTTTCCTGGAGGTGGAGCTGGTGGTGCGCCGTGCGGGCGGGGGGCTGGAGGTGGTGCCCATGCGGGAGGAATCAGGAGGCTTTGAGGTCGCCCATCGCCCTTCCCGTCCGGGAAGCTACACCTATGGGGTGCGGTTGGCCCTTAGGCACCCGGTCACCGGCCGGGTGGAGTGGGTGCGCTGGGCCTAA